In Flavobacterium sp. CBA20B-1, one DNA window encodes the following:
- a CDS encoding helix-turn-helix transcriptional regulator, with amino-acid sequence MNGIQLKELREKFGFSQETLAKKLNVSRKTINTYETKNDIPESKQQMLSLFFESISNKMLLSESDTEYEVKTKYEVKKAKNSNGVPYYDIDYAGGWSSEEVFANQLPSFFITSPDFEKADFACNLIGQSISRRIPHRAVIGLRQIFDWEMYFPTNEVYAVLMKNELRTVKIVKRSEKEGFLTLIPDPLPEYNQTVYESEEVPITFVSKMFQIVAWAQFERVAM; translated from the coding sequence ATGAATGGAATACAACTAAAAGAATTAAGGGAAAAGTTTGGATTTAGTCAAGAAACCTTAGCTAAAAAACTGAATGTTAGTAGAAAAACAATCAACACGTACGAAACGAAAAACGATATACCCGAATCTAAACAACAAATGTTATCATTGTTTTTTGAGTCTATAAGTAACAAAATGTTACTTTCCGAAAGCGATACTGAATATGAAGTAAAAACTAAATATGAAGTTAAAAAAGCAAAAAATAGCAACGGGGTACCATATTACGATATTGATTATGCTGGGGGATGGAGTAGTGAAGAAGTGTTTGCCAACCAATTACCAAGTTTTTTTATAACCAGTCCCGATTTTGAAAAGGCAGATTTCGCATGTAATTTAATTGGGCAATCTATATCAAGACGAATACCGCATAGAGCTGTAATAGGTTTAAGGCAAATCTTTGATTGGGAAATGTACTTTCCTACAAACGAAGTTTACGCTGTATTAATGAAGAATGAATTAAGAACGGTAAAGATTGTAAAACGAAGCGAAAAAGAAGGTTTTTTAACTTTGATACCAGATCCGTTACCAGAGTATAATCAAACAGTATATGAGTCGGAAGAAGTGCCTATCACTTTTGTATCAAAAATGTTTCAAATTGTTGCTTGGGCACAGTTTGAACGGGTAGCAATGTAA
- a CDS encoding NAD(P)H-dependent flavin oxidoreductase, whose amino-acid sequence MNRISQLFNIKYPIIQGGMIWNSGYKLAAAVSNAGGLGLIGAGSMYPEVLREHIQKCKQTTDKPFGVNVPMLYPNIDEIMNIIVEEGVKVVFTSAGNPKTWTSWLKEKGITVVHVVSSSKFAIKAQEAGVDAVVAEGFEAGGHNGREETTTLTLIPMVKQHLQIPLIAAGGIATGKSMHAAMVLGADGVQMGTRFAMTIESSSHQHFKDACVNAQEGDTYLTLKELAPVRLIRNKFFNEVQEAYGKCATPDDLKALLGRARAKRGMFEGDLENGELEIGQIVGLINEIKPVDDVMQEIIADFHQSIKVDLSF is encoded by the coding sequence ATGAACAGAATCTCACAATTATTCAATATAAAATATCCAATTATTCAAGGCGGAATGATTTGGAACAGCGGGTACAAATTGGCAGCAGCGGTTAGCAATGCTGGCGGTTTGGGCTTAATTGGCGCCGGCTCCATGTATCCGGAAGTTTTGCGCGAACATATTCAAAAATGTAAGCAAACAACCGATAAACCTTTTGGCGTGAATGTTCCCATGTTGTATCCAAATATCGATGAAATTATGAATATCATTGTGGAAGAAGGTGTTAAAGTTGTGTTTACATCGGCAGGAAATCCCAAAACATGGACTTCTTGGTTAAAGGAAAAAGGCATTACGGTGGTTCATGTGGTGAGTTCGTCAAAGTTTGCTATTAAAGCACAAGAAGCCGGAGTTGATGCTGTGGTTGCTGAAGGTTTTGAAGCCGGCGGACACAACGGTAGGGAAGAAACCACAACATTGACTTTAATACCCATGGTAAAACAGCATTTACAAATTCCTTTGATTGCCGCAGGTGGAATTGCAACCGGAAAGTCGATGCATGCTGCAATGGTTTTAGGTGCCGATGGCGTACAAATGGGTACCCGATTTGCAATGACTATCGAAAGTTCTTCGCACCAACATTTCAAAGATGCATGTGTGAATGCACAAGAAGGTGACACCTATCTTACGTTGAAAGAATTGGCACCGGTGCGGTTAATTCGCAATAAATTTTTTAACGAAGTGCAAGAAGCGTACGGAAAATGTGCCACTCCAGACGATCTAAAAGCATTGTTGGGTAGGGCACGAGCGAAACGCGGTATGTTTGAAGGTGATTTAGAAAATGGTGAACTCGAAATTGGTCAGATTGTTGGTTTGATTAACGAAATTAAACCAGTTGATGATGTGATGCAGGAAATTATTGCCGATTTTCATCAATCCATTAAAGTCGATTTATCGTTCTAA
- the yidC gene encoding membrane protein insertase YidC, translated as MEEKKLDKSSLIGMAIITVLLIWMVSGNMFSDKKDNKTKEATTTETAAKTPIDQLAANAQNDSVATAQLKNELGSFAYGAALPTVVGAKDITVNNGVLTVVFSGKGGYIKEVTVNDQKRISSQNTDLVKIITDNNSKLNLKFNTKDNRVLNTKDLFFEPTQTKEGENTVISMKLKTSETAYLEYRYVLKPNDYMLDLSIKSVGLSNVLNTANPAELTWQLKATRNEKSITYENRYAEIVYEYEDGKDDYLNPAKTTTEDAQDLTYVAFKQHLFTSVLLTETPIKTAKLSQENLVKDEDNNAAFLKDFQAVMPLEYKGGELSYNMNLYMGPTDYNILNDYDKNLDEIVPLGWGIFGWLNKLIIIPIFTVLTNLIPHGIAIVLFTIVIRLIMSPVQYKSYVSQAKMKLIRPEVNELNEKYAKDPMKKQQETMKLYNKAGVNPMAGCIPMFIQLPVFYALFSFFPSAFDLRQKAFLWADDLSSYDSVFTLPFSIPFYGNHVSLFPILAALATFVYMKMTTGDQAAMTPQQEGMPDMSKIMKVMIYISPVMMLFFFNNYASGLSLYYFISNLITIGIMYVIKNKIVTEDKVKAIIETNKSKEKPKSKFQRKMEEMMEQAQQQQNAQKKK; from the coding sequence ATGGAAGAAAAAAAGTTAGACAAAAGTAGCCTTATAGGCATGGCTATTATCACTGTTTTATTAATTTGGATGGTATCTGGAAACATGTTTTCAGATAAAAAAGACAATAAAACGAAAGAAGCCACCACAACCGAAACTGCTGCCAAAACGCCGATTGATCAATTAGCGGCAAATGCACAAAACGATTCAGTTGCTACTGCACAACTTAAAAATGAACTAGGGTCGTTTGCATACGGCGCAGCATTACCAACAGTTGTTGGGGCAAAAGACATTACTGTAAACAATGGAGTTTTAACAGTTGTTTTCTCTGGTAAAGGCGGTTATATTAAAGAAGTAACGGTAAACGATCAAAAGAGAATTTCGAGTCAAAATACCGATTTAGTTAAAATTATTACAGATAATAATTCCAAACTCAATTTAAAATTCAACACAAAAGACAACCGTGTTCTTAATACGAAAGATTTGTTTTTTGAACCTACACAAACAAAAGAAGGTGAAAACACAGTGATTTCTATGAAGTTAAAAACTTCGGAAACGGCTTATTTGGAATATCGTTATGTATTGAAACCTAACGATTATATGCTTGATTTAAGTATAAAATCGGTTGGTTTAAGCAATGTGCTTAATACGGCAAATCCGGCAGAATTAACTTGGCAGCTAAAAGCTACTCGAAACGAAAAATCGATTACTTACGAAAATCGTTATGCAGAGATTGTCTATGAATACGAAGACGGAAAAGACGATTATCTGAATCCTGCAAAAACAACTACTGAAGATGCACAAGATTTAACCTATGTGGCTTTCAAACAGCATTTGTTTACTTCGGTTTTATTAACCGAAACACCTATCAAAACAGCAAAATTAAGTCAGGAAAATTTAGTGAAAGACGAAGATAACAATGCTGCTTTCCTAAAAGATTTTCAGGCAGTAATGCCATTAGAGTATAAAGGTGGTGAACTTTCGTATAACATGAATTTGTATATGGGCCCCACTGATTATAACATCTTAAACGATTACGATAAAAATTTAGACGAGATTGTTCCATTAGGATGGGGAATTTTTGGCTGGTTGAATAAATTAATCATTATTCCGATTTTTACAGTATTAACGAATTTAATTCCTCACGGAATTGCCATTGTATTGTTCACAATCGTGATTCGTTTGATCATGTCGCCAGTTCAATACAAATCGTATGTTTCGCAGGCAAAAATGAAATTAATTCGCCCAGAAGTAAACGAATTAAATGAAAAGTATGCGAAAGATCCAATGAAGAAACAGCAGGAAACCATGAAGCTTTACAACAAAGCAGGTGTAAACCCAATGGCAGGTTGTATTCCAATGTTTATTCAGTTGCCGGTTTTCTACGCGTTGTTTAGTTTCTTCCCTTCGGCGTTTGATTTAAGACAAAAAGCATTCCTTTGGGCAGACGATTTATCGTCGTATGATAGCGTGTTTACTTTACCGTTCTCGATTCCATTTTACGGAAACCACGTAAGTTTGTTCCCCATTTTGGCTGCTTTGGCAACGTTTGTTTATATGAAAATGACAACAGGCGATCAGGCTGCCATGACTCCGCAACAAGAAGGTATGCCGGATATGAGCAAAATCATGAAAGTGATGATTTATATTTCACCAGTGATGATGTTGTTTTTCTTTAACAATTACGCTTCTGGTTTGTCGTTGTACTACTTTATTTCAAATTTAATTACCATAGGAATTATGTATGTAATTAAAAACAAAATTGTTACAGAAGATAAAGTAAAAGCAATTATCGAAACCAATAAATCAAAAGAAAAGCCAAAATCTAAGTTCCAACGCAAAATGGAAGAAATGATGGAGCAGGCACAGCAACAGCAAAATGCTCAAAAGAAAAAATAA
- a CDS encoding zinc ribbon domain-containing protein: MALINCPECERKISNKASSCPNCGYPISAEKEENKPNNTINKSFSKNNDNSFLSIVAIICIVAVIFFLVILNECSSDTNSKEPNSSSINRSSEYVTKNDSGIDDIEKTKVYKNDWKPAGDNIANIGKVLIKNNIYGCGEYYIFEITSNEFAIACTSDGISWHYYVVYPNLDKVYLANEKMYFEKPY; encoded by the coding sequence ATGGCTTTAATAAACTGTCCTGAATGTGAAAGAAAAATAAGCAACAAAGCTAGTAGTTGCCCAAATTGTGGTTATCCTATTAGTGCTGAAAAAGAAGAAAATAAACCTAACAATACAATTAATAAAAGTTTCTCTAAAAATAATGATAATTCCTTTTTATCTATAGTAGCTATAATATGTATTGTTGCTGTGATTTTCTTTTTAGTTATATTAAATGAATGTAGTTCAGATACTAATTCGAAAGAACCAAACTCTTCATCTATTAATCGTTCTAGTGAATATGTAACAAAAAACGACAGCGGAATAGATGATATTGAGAAAACAAAAGTATATAAAAATGATTGGAAGCCTGCTGGTGATAATATAGCGAATATTGGAAAGGTTTTAATAAAAAATAATATATACGGATGTGGCGAATATTATATTTTCGAAATAACTTCAAATGAATTTGCTATAGCTTGTACTAGTGACGGAATTTCATGGCATTATTATGTAGTCTATCCTAATTTGGATAAGGTCTATTTAGCAAATGAAAAGATGTATTTCGAAAAACCTTACTAA
- a CDS encoding DUF3820 family protein yields MKEIDNNNKNSLLELAYSRMPFGKFKGYFLVDIPEPYYVWYKNKGFPAGKLGKQLAMMYEIKLNGLEVLIRNIQNKYPKP; encoded by the coding sequence GTGAAAGAAATAGATAACAATAATAAAAACAGCTTGTTAGAGCTTGCTTATTCGCGTATGCCCTTTGGAAAATTCAAAGGGTATTTTTTAGTAGATATACCTGAGCCTTATTATGTATGGTACAAAAACAAAGGTTTTCCGGCAGGTAAATTGGGTAAACAACTGGCAATGATGTATGAAATCAAGCTCAACGGATTAGAGGTTTTAATACGAAATATTCAGAATAAATATCCAAAGCCATAA
- the mnmA gene encoding tRNA 2-thiouridine(34) synthase MnmA has product MKKRVVVGLSGGVDSSVAAQLLLDQGYEVIGLFMKNWHDDSVTISDECPWLEDSNDALLVADKLGIPFQTVDLSEEYKERIVDYMFNEYENGRTPNPDVLCNREIKFDVFMKIALELGADFVATGHYCRKEEAIVNGKKVYKLLAGKDPNKDQSYFLCQLSQEQLAKALFPIGEYLKPEVREIAAKNDLITAEKKDSQGLCFIGKVRLPDFLQQQLKPKKGIIYEVSKDHAVYTNQKPTFDSLIDELTWEATSVKYTLEMAKKVGEHNGAHYFTIGQRKGLNVGGTQEALFIIDTNVTENAIYTGQGHAHPGLFRKTLLVQPHEIHWIREDLRINNGETMEVMARIRYRQPLQKATLHQTEKGLFVRFNEPQSAITEGQFVSWHIDDELIGSGVISKI; this is encoded by the coding sequence ATGAAAAAAAGAGTAGTAGTAGGTCTTTCTGGCGGTGTAGATTCCAGCGTTGCAGCGCAATTGCTTTTAGATCAAGGGTATGAAGTGATTGGCTTGTTCATGAAGAACTGGCACGATGATTCCGTTACCATTTCCGATGAATGTCCTTGGTTAGAAGATAGTAACGATGCGTTATTGGTTGCCGATAAATTGGGAATTCCTTTTCAAACAGTAGATTTAAGCGAAGAATACAAAGAACGTATCGTGGACTATATGTTCAACGAATATGAAAACGGACGTACACCCAATCCGGATGTTTTGTGCAACCGTGAAATTAAATTCGACGTGTTCATGAAAATTGCATTAGAATTAGGTGCCGATTTTGTAGCAACTGGTCATTATTGCCGAAAAGAAGAAGCAATTGTAAACGGAAAAAAAGTTTACAAATTATTAGCTGGTAAAGATCCCAACAAAGATCAATCCTATTTTTTATGCCAATTATCACAAGAACAACTAGCAAAAGCATTGTTCCCGATTGGTGAATATTTAAAGCCAGAAGTTCGTGAGATTGCTGCCAAAAACGATTTAATTACAGCCGAAAAGAAAGATTCACAAGGTTTGTGCTTTATAGGAAAAGTACGTTTACCTGATTTTTTACAACAGCAATTGAAACCTAAAAAGGGAATTATTTACGAAGTTTCTAAAGATCATGCAGTTTATACCAATCAAAAACCGACTTTTGATTCGTTGATTGATGAATTAACTTGGGAAGCCACCTCAGTGAAATACACTCTCGAAATGGCCAAAAAAGTAGGTGAACACAACGGTGCGCATTATTTTACAATTGGTCAGCGAAAAGGCTTGAATGTTGGCGGAACGCAAGAAGCATTGTTCATTATTGATACCAATGTTACCGAAAATGCCATTTATACAGGTCAAGGCCATGCTCATCCTGGCTTGTTTCGCAAAACGCTTTTGGTACAGCCACATGAAATCCATTGGATACGCGAAGATTTGCGTATAAACAATGGCGAAACCATGGAAGTAATGGCGCGTATTCGATACCGTCAGCCGTTGCAAAAAGCAACATTGCATCAAACCGAAAAAGGATTATTTGTGCGATTTAATGAACCGCAATCAGCCATTACCGAAGGACAGTTTGTTTCATGGCATATAGATGATGAATTAATAGGCTCTGGAGTGATATCGAAGATTTAA
- a CDS encoding toxin-antitoxin system YwqK family antitoxin, whose amino-acid sequence MKQSIITVAAVMSASVAVYAQDVNKTNAQGQREGVWVGYYPKTNHIKYEGTFKNGKEIGTFKFYADEPDKKLIATKEFKADGSVYTVFYNGKKKMSEGVYINKMREGIWKIYHVDGQNIMAEEPYKNDKLHGVKKAYYSSGKLSEELEYKNGIEDGISNQYAENGVKIKETHYKNGALDGKIIIRDTNGKITDEAEYVNGKLIVPKKTTK is encoded by the coding sequence ATGAAACAATCTATTATAACAGTAGCTGCTGTGATGTCTGCATCGGTTGCGGTATATGCACAAGATGTTAATAAAACCAATGCGCAAGGGCAACGCGAAGGTGTTTGGGTGGGATATTATCCAAAAACAAATCATATAAAATATGAAGGAACCTTTAAAAACGGTAAAGAAATAGGAACTTTTAAGTTTTATGCCGATGAACCCGATAAAAAGCTCATTGCTACTAAAGAGTTTAAAGCTGACGGATCGGTGTACACTGTTTTTTATAATGGTAAAAAGAAAATGTCTGAAGGGGTTTATATCAACAAAATGCGAGAAGGCATTTGGAAGATTTATCATGTGGACGGGCAAAATATAATGGCAGAAGAACCCTATAAAAACGACAAATTGCACGGTGTGAAAAAAGCCTATTACAGTTCGGGTAAATTGTCGGAAGAACTAGAATACAAAAACGGTATCGAAGATGGAATTTCTAATCAATATGCTGAAAACGGAGTAAAAATTAAAGAAACGCATTACAAAAATGGTGCATTGGATGGAAAGATCATCATTCGTGATACCAACGGAAAAATTACTGATGAAGCCGAATATGTTAACGGAAAGCTAATTGTACCTAAAAAAACTACCAAATAA
- a CDS encoding helix-turn-helix domain-containing protein translates to METTLSREDVERIASLSAVKVFGLIKDLVNPKEEKIKTNRSYSTKEVSEIFRVSPHTIRYWFGNNRDCLLKKQKGVNKFSGTSVKAEYERIHGKN, encoded by the coding sequence ATGGAAACTACCCTATCAAGAGAAGATGTGGAGCGCATTGCAAGCCTATCAGCTGTAAAAGTATTTGGTTTAATCAAAGATCTTGTTAACCCAAAAGAAGAAAAGATTAAAACCAACCGCTCCTACTCTACCAAAGAAGTATCAGAGATTTTTAGAGTGTCACCACACACCATTCGCTATTGGTTTGGAAATAACCGCGATTGCTTACTAAAAAAGCAAAAAGGTGTGAATAAGTTCTCTGGAACATCTGTAAAAGCAGAATACGAACGTATTCACGGAAAAAATTAA
- a CDS encoding Panacea domain-containing protein codes for MFNLTTNYIMYNANLIAQYFINKYGSSGNITPMKLIKLVYIAHGWCLGLTGKPLITETPEAWKYGPVIPSIYAKFKSYRNNPILPLEISTDNLNIGNTDKEFLDKIWLTYGKETGTQLSNRTHQPNTPWSIIWNKLENGEMKYSFQIPNDLIKEHYRRIVEGNKMSKVSN; via the coding sequence ATGTTTAACCTCACTACCAATTATATTATGTACAATGCAAATTTAATAGCTCAATACTTTATCAATAAGTATGGGAGTTCAGGTAATATAACACCAATGAAATTAATTAAATTGGTCTATATTGCACATGGCTGGTGCTTAGGTCTTACCGGAAAACCATTAATAACAGAAACTCCAGAAGCATGGAAATACGGGCCTGTTATACCAAGTATTTATGCTAAATTTAAATCATACAGAAATAATCCAATCCTACCTTTAGAAATAAGTACTGATAATCTTAATATTGGTAATACCGATAAAGAGTTTTTAGATAAGATATGGTTAACCTATGGAAAAGAAACTGGAACACAGTTAAGTAACAGAACACATCAACCAAATACACCATGGTCGATTATTTGGAATAAATTAGAGAATGGAGAAATGAAATATAGTTTTCAAATACCTAATGATCTAATAAAAGAACATTACCGCAGAATTGTAGAGGGGAACAAAATGAGCAAGGTGTCTAACTAA
- a CDS encoding CTP synthase: MKQCKYIFVTGGVTSSLGKGIIAASLAKLLQARGYRTTIQKFDPYINVDPGTLNPYEHGECFVTNDGAETDLDLGHYERFLNVPTSQANNVTTGRVYLSVIEKERRGEFLGKTVQVVPHITNEIKERMQLLGKSGDFDIVITEIGGTVGDIESLPYIESVRQLLWDLGDKNAIVVHLTLVPYLAAAGELKTKPTQHSVKTLMESGIKADILVCRTEHELSSDIKRKLAAFCNVSQESVIQSIDASTIYEVPNNMLEEGLDTVALKKLDLPEKGLPDLTKWNDFLHRLKNPKHTVNIGLVGKYVELQDSYKSILEAFVHAGASNYTKVNVVSIHSEYLTTKNVADKMKNLDGILVAPGFGSRGIEGKIETVRFARENNIPFMGICLGMQMAVIEFARNVLGYENANSTEMNDNTPYPVITFMEEQKTVTDKGGTMRLGGWDCQIKEGTKAFDMYQNTMINERHRHRYEFNNYYTEAFEKAGMVFSGVNPETNLVEIIELPNHPFFVAAQYHPEYKSTVANPHPLFSAFVKAAVDKKLNS; this comes from the coding sequence ATGAAACAATGTAAATATATTTTCGTAACCGGCGGTGTAACATCATCACTTGGAAAAGGAATTATAGCAGCATCCCTAGCAAAATTATTACAAGCTCGCGGATATAGAACCACTATTCAAAAGTTTGATCCATACATCAATGTTGATCCAGGAACACTAAATCCGTATGAACACGGCGAATGTTTTGTAACCAATGATGGTGCCGAAACCGATTTAGATTTAGGACACTACGAGCGTTTCCTAAATGTACCTACTTCACAAGCGAATAATGTTACCACAGGTCGCGTGTATTTATCGGTTATCGAAAAAGAGCGTCGTGGCGAATTTTTAGGTAAAACCGTGCAAGTAGTTCCTCATATTACAAATGAGATTAAAGAACGCATGCAATTGTTAGGAAAATCGGGCGATTTCGATATTGTGATTACTGAAATTGGTGGAACTGTGGGTGATATTGAATCGTTGCCTTATATTGAATCGGTGCGTCAGTTATTGTGGGATTTAGGCGATAAAAATGCCATTGTGGTTCATTTAACATTAGTGCCTTACTTGGCAGCAGCGGGTGAGTTGAAAACCAAGCCTACGCAGCACTCTGTGAAAACATTGATGGAAAGCGGTATTAAAGCCGATATTTTGGTTTGCAGAACAGAACACGAACTATCTTCAGATATCAAACGTAAATTAGCAGCGTTTTGCAATGTTTCGCAAGAATCGGTGATTCAATCAATTGATGCATCAACCATTTACGAAGTTCCAAATAATATGTTAGAAGAAGGTTTGGATACTGTTGCCTTAAAAAAATTAGATCTTCCTGAAAAAGGATTACCTGATTTAACCAAGTGGAACGATTTTTTACATCGATTAAAAAATCCAAAACACACAGTGAATATCGGTTTGGTGGGTAAATATGTAGAATTGCAAGATTCGTACAAATCGATACTTGAAGCATTTGTTCATGCAGGTGCGTCTAATTATACTAAAGTCAACGTGGTAAGTATTCATTCAGAATATTTAACAACTAAAAATGTTGCCGATAAAATGAAGAATCTAGATGGTATTTTAGTAGCACCTGGATTTGGATCAAGAGGTATCGAAGGTAAAATTGAAACCGTTCGTTTTGCCCGTGAAAACAATATTCCGTTTATGGGTATTTGTTTGGGAATGCAAATGGCTGTTATAGAATTTGCACGAAATGTTTTGGGGTACGAGAATGCCAATTCAACTGAAATGAACGACAACACACCATATCCGGTAATCACCTTTATGGAAGAACAAAAAACAGTTACCGATAAAGGAGGAACCATGCGCTTGGGCGGTTGGGATTGCCAAATAAAAGAAGGTACAAAAGCATTTGATATGTACCAAAATACAATGATTAACGAGCGTCACCGTCACCGTTATGAGTTTAATAATTATTATACCGAAGCATTTGAAAAAGCAGGTATGGTGTTTTCGGGCGTAAATCCTGAAACCAATTTGGTGGAAATCATTGAATTGCCCAACCATCCGTTTTTCGTAGCTGCACAATATCACCCTGAATATAAAAGTACCGTAGCTAATCCACATCCGTTGTTTTCTGCGTTTGTGAAGGCTGCTGTTGATAAAAAACTTAATTCGTAA
- a CDS encoding NAD(P)/FAD-dependent oxidoreductase, whose translation MHLSFWELETYFRNIDFTIVGSGIVGLSTAYHLRLKHPNAKIIILEKGMLPEGASTKNAGFACFGTLSEILWYLESNAEEDVYKLVERRVKGLQKLRSLIPDEKMNYYQYGGFEIFRETDKELMDKSLENLDRINSWLHPIFQENVFRKATKSFGFKDTIGMIETDFEGHIHTGKMMKNFMKLVVSNDVSILNNVEVVNLNDTKQEVQIELKNGFQFKSKKVLLCTNAFTSKLYDLDVVPARAQVLVTKPIENLPFKGCFHMDEGFYYFRNVGNRVLFGGGRNLDLEGETTTEFATTTLIQNQLETYLREIILPNHTFEIDHRWSGIMGMGSKRNPIVKQLSNNVFCGVRLTGTGIAIGSIVGEELADLLD comes from the coding sequence ATGCATTTAAGTTTTTGGGAATTAGAAACATACTTTCGAAATATTGACTTTACTATTGTTGGAAGCGGAATTGTGGGTTTGAGCACCGCTTATCATTTACGATTGAAACATCCAAATGCCAAAATCATCATTCTGGAAAAAGGAATGCTTCCCGAGGGTGCAAGCACGAAAAACGCCGGGTTTGCTTGTTTTGGAACTTTGTCGGAAATACTTTGGTATCTGGAATCGAATGCTGAAGAAGATGTTTACAAGTTGGTGGAACGAAGAGTAAAAGGTTTGCAAAAGTTGCGGTCATTAATTCCCGATGAAAAAATGAATTATTATCAATACGGCGGTTTTGAAATTTTTCGAGAAACTGATAAAGAGTTAATGGATAAAAGCTTAGAAAATTTGGATCGAATTAATTCTTGGTTGCATCCCATTTTTCAGGAGAATGTATTTCGAAAAGCTACTAAAAGCTTTGGTTTTAAAGATACAATTGGCATGATTGAAACCGATTTTGAAGGACATATTCACACCGGAAAAATGATGAAAAACTTCATGAAATTGGTTGTTTCAAATGATGTTTCAATTTTAAATAATGTGGAAGTTGTAAATCTAAATGACACTAAACAAGAAGTTCAAATTGAACTCAAAAACGGATTTCAATTCAAATCAAAAAAAGTTTTACTCTGTACCAATGCATTTACTTCAAAATTATACGATTTAGACGTTGTTCCCGCACGGGCACAAGTTTTGGTCACCAAACCAATTGAAAATTTACCTTTTAAAGGATGTTTTCACATGGACGAAGGTTTTTATTATTTTAGAAATGTTGGTAACCGCGTGCTATTCGGAGGTGGAAGAAATCTGGATTTAGAAGGAGAAACCACTACGGAATTTGCTACAACAACATTAATTCAAAATCAATTGGAAACTTATTTAAGAGAAATCATTCTTCCGAATCATACATTTGAAATCGATCATCGCTGGAGCGGCATTATGGGTATGGGTTCAAAACGAAATCCGATTGTGAAACAGCTTTCCAACAATGTCTTTTGTGGCGTTCGTTTAACGGGTACGGGTATTGCGATTGGATCTATTGTAGGTGAAGAATTGGCTGATTTGTTGGATTAG